TGTTATTGTGTATATTTCCGTCCAAAGAACTTTTTAAACTTCCCTATTCCAAATTCTCGCTAGTCCTTCCTTTTTCTGTGCTATTATTAAATCAGAATACATGGTTTACGAGAGGAGCAATCACCATGCCAGATATCCAGGATTCCATCATCATTTCCAAACCCGTGGAAGAGGTATTTTCTTATGCGGCCAATATGGACAACTCTTCTAAAATAATGCAAAATGTTGTGGCTATTGAGAAGTTAACAGATGGACCAGTCCAGGTTGGTACCAAGTTTAAAGAAACCCGTGAAATTCGCGGGCGTCAAGCATCTTCTATCATTGAATTTATTGAATTCTTACCGAATGAGCGTTATGTGGTACAGAGTGAAGCAAATGGGCTGAAGGTTATTTACCATTATGACTTCAAGCCAACAGTGGATGGCGGAACGAAGGTTCACTTTCAAGGGGACATCCATACTTCCGGCATCGTCATGAAGCTCACCAAGCCTATTATCCGAAAGATCTTGAAAAAAGAAGACGGCGATCACCTCTCCCAATTAAAGAGATTGTTAGAAGGAACCGCCGAAGAAGAAGAAACGGAAACAAAAGAGTAATCGGGCGGTATACGACCCGGTTTTTTCTTTGAGCGGAGGTAGCACTTTTTGAAGAAAATATTTATTCCCATCCTAATGAGCATCGTAATTTTCACCATCTTCTTTCCCATCACAACTACTCTCACTACCTACTTGCATCCTGTTGTGATGGTCGTGCTCTTTTTTTGCTTGCTAGTTGTGAACCTAGCCATCTATTTATTTGTAACGAAACAGCAAGTCTTGATTAGAAAATCTCTT
This window of the Sutcliffiella horikoshii genome carries:
- a CDS encoding SRPBCC family protein; translation: MPDIQDSIIISKPVEEVFSYAANMDNSSKIMQNVVAIEKLTDGPVQVGTKFKETREIRGRQASSIIEFIEFLPNERYVVQSEANGLKVIYHYDFKPTVDGGTKVHFQGDIHTSGIVMKLTKPIIRKILKKEDGDHLSQLKRLLEGTAEEEETETKE